One Methanobrevibacter millerae DNA window includes the following coding sequences:
- a CDS encoding SDR family NAD(P)-dependent oxidoreductase, with amino-acid sequence MKNYFDIKDKVALVTGASSGLGWQIAQAYASQGAKLALFARREERLIENKKILEDEYGVEVMYAITDVGDPENIAESVKKVVDHFGRIDILVTAAGMGNNKPVVDQSADEWDRHIKIDLSGVYYTCAEVGKVMIEQNYGKIINIGSIHSRVIFPGGGISAYSSAKGGVMNLTKNLAVEWAKYNITVNAIGPAVFETELTVDSIEMEGFMDLITAYCPMGRLGEPGELDGLAIYFASDASSFCTGQLVCVDGGWTAI; translated from the coding sequence ATGAAAAACTACTTTGATATTAAAGATAAGGTCGCTCTTGTTACTGGAGCATCTTCCGGTCTCGGTTGGCAAATTGCTCAGGCATACGCTAGCCAAGGAGCTAAATTAGCATTATTCGCTAGAAGAGAAGAAAGACTCATCGAAAACAAAAAAATCTTAGAAGATGAATATGGCGTTGAAGTCATGTACGCCATAACGGATGTCGGAGACCCTGAAAACATCGCCGAATCTGTTAAAAAAGTAGTTGACCATTTCGGAAGAATCGATATCCTCGTAACCGCAGCTGGTATGGGTAACAACAAACCTGTTGTCGACCAAAGTGCTGACGAATGGGATAGACACATTAAAATCGACTTAAGCGGTGTATACTACACCTGTGCAGAAGTCGGTAAAGTAATGATCGAACAAAACTATGGTAAAATTATCAACATCGGTTCAATTCACTCCCGCGTAATCTTCCCTGGTGGAGGAATTTCCGCATACTCCTCAGCAAAAGGTGGAGTAATGAACTTAACCAAAAATCTTGCTGTCGAATGGGCTAAATACAACATTACCGTTAACGCAATCGGTCCTGCAGTATTCGAAACCGAATTGACTGTAGACAGTATTGAAATGGAAGGATTCATGGACTTAATTACAGCATACTGTCCTATGGGCAGACTTGGTGAACCTGGTGAACTCGACGGTCTTGCAATTTACTTCGCATCCGACGCTTCCAGTTTCTGTACCGGACAATTGGTCTGTGTAGACGGTGGTTGGACAGCTATTTAA
- a CDS encoding right-handed parallel beta-helix repeat-containing protein, with protein sequence MKSNKKILCLLIALIMLLAVNAVSATEDTSDIIAADDSAIDSEISLSQDNELGAGETFVITNTTFSNYFTADGELNGNVSEGSTLDFQGTFTGTDYKVNITKPVTIISSTEDALFNDIGKKDTAGGCFHISAGGSGTTVTGLNFINSAFYVTGASDVVIEDIYMMANMSGVGSGTGFMCVQAGSKNVTVKDSYFENRGTGSSIIVIGYSDYCTVDNNEVVINGSSGNAVYITTYVPAKWTGTAPTGNVISNNYIHGLKSGFCMALVVAGNENLIENNTIDYNGASGIAGQSFSAQNNNNYTNNVLTGGCSFTAGDFSYVSGNIVDGSMTAGSDSIVEDNQMKSLSLSKANAVVDNNIIGEGGVTLNAAALNTTLTNNIILSPVTVKSKNNTIQNNTISAESEYAIDLTTTTGNEVSFNTLSSNDYMGDEAVKSNGNNSVHDNAALGNVVTKDNFFVFFDTDGNYRDLNFTVLYFKGEFDNLVDAITINKNITVLSLNATLNNMAFILLADSINLNGLKMNFDAAPVSTMGSAILINGTNATIEDMLISYVLNESDTAYIIYAENADDLCILGNEFYLNAKTDGSEVNNVIYVSDTSDILLEDNIILADIPSCYVDWKEVPPASGNWVKFPVSEGLVFEGCSDLTIVDNFIGVSYNDVVGSYDTIYVVDIKNSSGVEFSDNNVSGIGKTYIYGLYVEADDLIVDNNIFTIKSDYYVNDMEIEASLDATVSNNIFTAEAESLAYPIYSGMNGGDLEVEYINNTINAKADIVYGMELCGSNEVVMGNTINVLGNKTTGIASKSKTLYVFNNTINAPGENLGNSSVVEIFKSMSVGIQLVNSFASIEANTINSDSIGIHAEGGSVLIYNNAINVTDNGLTDSYAIFAEESDVSILDNNVTYVGNTSGETINNAVCLNDCAESLIEGNVFDISFLHAMLTGRKFLLEAEFGLNSLFLKVLYSTTVQL encoded by the coding sequence ATGAAATCAAATAAAAAAATTCTATGTTTGCTTATTGCATTAATCATGCTTTTAGCCGTTAATGCGGTAAGTGCAACGGAAGACACTTCAGATATCATTGCAGCTGATGACTCTGCAATCGATTCCGAGATTAGTCTTTCTCAAGATAATGAATTGGGGGCTGGGGAAACCTTTGTCATTACAAACACAACGTTCAGCAATTATTTCACTGCTGATGGTGAGTTGAATGGCAATGTTAGTGAAGGCTCTACTTTGGACTTCCAAGGTACTTTTACCGGTACTGATTATAAAGTAAACATAACTAAACCGGTAACAATCATTTCAAGTACTGAGGATGCGCTGTTTAACGATATTGGTAAAAAGGATACTGCTGGCGGTTGTTTCCATATCTCTGCCGGCGGATCCGGTACTACCGTAACTGGTTTAAACTTTATAAACTCTGCATTTTACGTAACCGGAGCTTCTGATGTTGTGATTGAAGATATCTACATGATGGCTAACATGTCAGGTGTAGGTTCCGGAACTGGTTTCATGTGTGTTCAGGCAGGTTCAAAAAATGTAACTGTTAAAGACAGCTATTTTGAAAACAGGGGAACTGGTTCAAGCATAATCGTTATTGGATATTCAGATTACTGTACTGTAGACAACAATGAAGTAGTAATTAATGGAAGTAGCGGTAATGCGGTCTATATAACCACTTATGTTCCTGCCAAATGGACAGGCACTGCACCTACAGGAAATGTCATTTCAAACAATTATATCCATGGTTTGAAATCCGGCTTTTGTATGGCGCTTGTTGTTGCAGGAAATGAAAACTTAATTGAAAACAACACAATCGATTATAACGGTGCAAGCGGTATTGCAGGCCAGTCATTTTCCGCCCAAAACAATAATAACTATACAAACAATGTTTTAACCGGCGGATGCAGTTTCACGGCCGGTGATTTTTCCTACGTTTCAGGAAACATTGTTGACGGTTCAATGACTGCAGGTTCCGATAGTATTGTTGAAGACAATCAAATGAAATCATTGTCATTATCAAAAGCAAATGCTGTTGTTGACAATAACATTATCGGTGAAGGTGGTGTAACCCTTAATGCGGCCGCTTTAAACACTACATTGACCAACAATATCATTTTATCTCCTGTAACGGTCAAATCCAAAAACAACACCATTCAAAACAATACCATTAGTGCTGAAAGCGAATATGCAATTGACTTAACTACAACCACAGGAAATGAAGTTTCATTCAACACCTTATCTTCCAATGATTACATGGGGGATGAAGCAGTTAAAAGCAATGGAAACAACTCCGTTCACGATAACGCTGCATTGGGCAATGTTGTAACTAAAGACAATTTCTTCGTTTTCTTCGATACTGACGGAAACTACAGAGACCTTAATTTCACTGTATTGTACTTTAAAGGTGAATTCGATAATTTGGTGGATGCAATTACAATCAATAAAAATATAACTGTCTTAAGCCTGAACGCCACTTTAAATAACATGGCATTCATTCTGCTCGCTGACAGCATTAATTTAAACGGACTTAAAATGAACTTCGACGCTGCTCCTGTTTCAACCATGGGTTCAGCTATTTTAATCAATGGAACAAACGCTACAATTGAAGACATGCTAATCAGCTATGTTTTAAATGAATCCGATACTGCATATATTATTTACGCAGAAAATGCCGATGATTTATGTATATTGGGTAATGAATTCTATTTGAACGCTAAAACTGACGGAAGTGAGGTAAATAACGTCATTTATGTTTCAGACACTTCAGACATATTGCTGGAGGATAATATCATTTTAGCTGATATTCCGTCATGCTACGTCGACTGGAAAGAAGTCCCTCCGGCAAGCGGCAATTGGGTTAAATTCCCTGTCAGTGAAGGCCTGGTCTTTGAAGGATGCAGTGACCTGACCATAGTTGACAATTTCATTGGCGTTAGCTACAATGATGTTGTTGGAAGTTATGACACGATTTACGTAGTCGATATTAAAAATTCCAGTGGCGTTGAATTCAGTGATAACAACGTTTCAGGTATAGGCAAAACTTACATTTACGGATTATACGTTGAAGCTGACGATTTGATTGTTGACAATAATATTTTTACCATAAAATCCGATTATTATGTCAATGATATGGAAATTGAAGCCTCTTTAGACGCTACTGTAAGCAATAACATTTTTACTGCTGAGGCTGAAAGTCTTGCATATCCGATTTATTCAGGCATGAATGGCGGAGATTTGGAAGTTGAATATATCAACAACACCATTAACGCAAAGGCAGATATCGTTTACGGCATGGAGCTTTGCGGCTCAAATGAAGTCGTTATGGGAAACACAATAAATGTGCTGGGAAATAAAACCACAGGCATTGCTTCTAAAAGCAAAACTTTATACGTTTTCAATAACACCATTAATGCTCCTGGTGAAAACTTAGGAAATTCATCAGTGGTTGAAATATTCAAATCAATGTCCGTTGGCATTCAACTGGTTAACTCTTTCGCAAGCATTGAAGCAAATACGATCAACTCTGATTCCATAGGCATTCACGCTGAAGGCGGTTCAGTTTTAATTTACAATAATGCAATAAATGTTACTGACAACGGATTGACAGATTCCTATGCAATTTTCGCTGAAGAATCAGATGTAAGCATATTAGACAACAATGTGACCTACGTTGGAAATACCTCCGGTGAAACGATAAACAATGCTGTCTGTTTAAATGACTGCGCTGAATCATTGATTGAAGGCAATGTTTTCGATATTTCCTTCCTTCATGCTATGTTGACTGGAAGGAAATTCCTCCTGGAAGCGGAGTTTGGGTTAAATTCCCTGTTTCTGAAGGTCTTGTATTCAACAACTGTTCAGCTTTAA
- a CDS encoding carboxypeptidase regulatory-like domain-containing protein gives MYIEADDSIVDSNTFIIKSSNYANGIEIEASLNATVSNNSIIVASPVVAYPVYSGMNGGDLEVKYINNTIGAVSDIVYGMELCGTYEVVRGNVIVVEGNKTTGLAIKSKESEIRDNDISALGENLGNSSTVETFIPMTAAIQLVDSDAFVTLNLINSLSRGIYIEGGVASIFDNEINVTDNGMDDSCAIAAKESDILISYNNITYVGNTSGSTDNYAIYLEDCITPVLTKNNIDITIPSCAVDWREEPAGSGNWVGYVISEGIHIDSPETIFYGNDVTLDYSNVVGSYDTIYTIHIISDNAKISSNNIEADGHAYIYGLQITGENLTVEKNNITANSDAYYANGINIEGPASGVVKDNFIANSAPGVVYPIYSAMSNGNVSVDYVNNVIVASADLAYGMEIAGLEENVEGNKFLIAGNESIGIYSKTKNLTVKDNEMKIFSNSTKSTAFKGIFGNATVSDNNISVMGEYSIDVTKINAVVKDNYLVANELTGDASVDYDMDTSSVYNNTPAMEKYFLTSDGLVKYFGNADQLKFTLTDASGTPMSNKTIIITINGRNYTRTTDENGTAKMNIGLNSGDYAATGTYLGETYNLTADAPITILPTVEADDITKIYKNDTQFYATFCDSDGKTLANNTEVEFNINGVFYKRYTNENGTARLNINLNPGVYVITSYNPKTGEQAANNITVLSSIVNNTDLVKYYRNASQYVVTILDGQGNPAKAGENVTFNINGVFYTRQTNESGQAKLSINLEPGEYIITAQYNGLMASNNITVLSVIETEDLSMKYKDGSKFNATILDGQGKPLANANVTFNINGVFYNKVTDENGVAHLNINLMAGEYIITTSYNGMNAANKITISS, from the coding sequence TTGTATATCGAAGCTGATGATTCTATTGTTGACAGTAACACATTTATCATAAAATCTTCCAATTACGCTAACGGAATTGAAATAGAAGCTTCACTAAACGCTACCGTCAGCAATAACAGCATCATTGTTGCCTCTCCTGTCGTTGCTTATCCTGTTTATTCAGGCATGAACGGAGGAGACCTTGAAGTTAAATACATCAACAACACTATTGGAGCTGTTTCTGATATCGTTTACGGTATGGAGCTATGCGGAACCTATGAAGTTGTAAGGGGTAACGTAATCGTAGTTGAAGGTAATAAAACTACCGGACTGGCTATCAAATCAAAAGAATCCGAAATCAGAGATAACGATATCAGCGCTTTAGGTGAAAACTTAGGAAATTCCTCAACTGTTGAAACATTCATTCCAATGACTGCAGCTATTCAATTGGTTGATTCAGATGCATTCGTCACTTTAAATTTAATTAATTCACTTTCCAGAGGTATTTATATTGAAGGCGGTGTAGCTAGCATCTTTGATAATGAAATAAATGTTACTGATAATGGTATGGACGATTCATGCGCAATCGCAGCTAAAGAGTCAGATATTCTTATTTCTTACAACAACATTACCTATGTGGGCAACACTTCAGGCTCAACCGATAATTATGCAATTTACCTGGAAGATTGTATAACTCCTGTATTAACGAAAAACAACATTGACATTACTATTCCATCATGTGCAGTTGACTGGAGAGAAGAGCCTGCAGGCAGCGGAAATTGGGTAGGTTATGTCATATCTGAAGGTATTCACATTGATTCTCCAGAAACTATATTTTATGGAAACGATGTTACTTTAGACTATTCAAATGTTGTCGGATCTTATGATACAATCTATACGATACACATAATTTCAGATAATGCTAAAATCTCATCAAACAATATTGAAGCTGACGGTCACGCATACATTTACGGATTGCAGATTACAGGAGAAAACTTAACTGTCGAAAAGAACAACATCACTGCAAATTCCGATGCATACTATGCAAACGGCATTAACATTGAAGGACCTGCTTCAGGAGTTGTCAAAGACAATTTCATAGCAAATTCCGCACCTGGAGTTGTATATCCAATCTATTCAGCAATGTCTAACGGAAATGTAAGTGTCGATTACGTAAATAATGTCATTGTCGCATCTGCTGACCTTGCTTACGGTATGGAAATTGCAGGATTGGAGGAAAACGTTGAAGGAAATAAATTCCTGATTGCAGGTAACGAATCAATTGGTATCTATTCAAAAACCAAGAATTTAACTGTAAAGGATAATGAAATGAAAATTTTCTCCAATTCAACAAAATCCACTGCATTTAAAGGCATATTCGGTAATGCAACAGTAAGCGACAACAATATCAGCGTAATGGGTGAATACAGTATTGATGTTACTAAAATCAACGCTGTGGTAAAAGATAACTATCTGGTAGCTAATGAACTCACGGGTGATGCGTCTGTTGATTATGATATGGATACTTCATCAGTTTACAACAACACTCCTGCTATGGAAAAATATTTCCTTACCAGTGATGGCTTAGTGAAATACTTCGGTAATGCCGATCAATTGAAATTCACTTTAACTGATGCTTCAGGCACTCCAATGTCAAATAAGACAATTATCATTACAATCAACGGCAGAAACTACACCAGAACTACTGATGAAAACGGTACTGCTAAAATGAATATCGGTTTGAATTCAGGCGATTATGCTGCAACAGGTACCTATTTGGGCGAAACGTATAATCTGACCGCCGATGCTCCAATTACCATTTTGCCTACCGTTGAAGCTGATGATATCACAAAAATCTATAAAAACGATACTCAGTTCTATGCTACTTTCTGCGATTCAGACGGCAAAACCTTAGCAAACAACACTGAAGTTGAATTCAACATTAACGGTGTTTTCTATAAACGTTACACCAATGAAAACGGTACGGCCAGATTAAACATTAATTTAAACCCTGGCGTATATGTTATTACCTCCTATAATCCGAAAACCGGAGAACAGGCAGCTAATAATATCACCGTTTTATCTTCCATTGTCAACAACACCGATCTGGTAAAATACTACAGAAACGCTTCACAGTATGTAGTTACAATCCTTGACGGTCAGGGAAATCCTGCCAAGGCCGGTGAAAACGTTACATTCAACATCAACGGTGTATTCTACACTCGTCAAACCAATGAATCAGGTCAGGCCAAATTAAGTATTAACCTTGAACCTGGTGAATACATCATTACTGCACAGTACAACGGATTGATGGCATCCAACAACATCACTGTATTGTCTGTCATTGAAACCGAGGACTTATCCATGAAATATAAGGACGGATCCAAGTTCAATGCAACAATCCTTGATGGCCAAGGCAAACCGTTAGCTAACGCAAATGTTACATTTAACATCAATGGTGTTTTCTACAATAAGGTAACTGACGAGAATGGTGTTGCTCACCTCAACATTAATTTAATGGCTGGCGAGTACATCATTACCACAAGCTATAACGGAATGAACGCAGCAAACAAAATTACCATTTCAAGTTAG